The DNA window AGCCAGCGCTTGGCGGCGTTGAGTTCGCAATCCTGCTTGTCCGCGCCGTCCTGCGGGCGGACGAATTCCGGGGCCAGGGGGATCACCTTGTCGCCGCCCGGCTTGACCAGCACCGGGGTCAGCACGGTGTGGAAATACGTCGCCTTGCCGTTGGCGTGTCGGCGCGCAGAACACCGCTCGCAATGGATCGCCTGCGAGGAGAAATACTCCGTCCCGTCCAGGGCCAGCAGGAGCGCCCCTCCGGGAGAGCGGTAGGTATCCACCACGCCCGCCCGCGCCAGGGCATCGAACAGGAAGGCATAGACCGGCCCCAGCCGCTCCGGCGGGGTGGCGTCGAGCAGCGCGCGGATCTGGTTGTCCGAGGGAACCTCGTGGACCCCGAACAGCGTCCGGGCATTGTTGGTGCCGTGCGCTTGTTCCAGGCTGCGCTGGTAGTCCAGGAACGAGGGGCTCTGCGTGAAGAACACCGAGAACGCGCTCAGCGCCGCGTCCACCATCGTGTAGGTCTTGTTCCTGCCCCTCCTCGGATCGGCGAACTCCCCGAAGGCACCGCGCAGCCGCTTCGTGATGTCGTCCAGGGTCAGGGCGAAAGGGCCAAAAGGGATGCTCATCGCAGGGACTCCGGTCAATCCATCAACGATGACGATAGCTGTTCAGCGCCAAAATGAGAATTGCTGCAAGAATTCCATCCAGATGCGGGCCCGGCGCAGCAGGGAGGAGGATATCGATTTCGACGAGGCCCTCCTGCTCGACGCGCCCGGCCGGTTGCGCAATTTCGACACCCCGGAGGAATTGGCCATGAGCGATGAAATGGCGGGGATCATCAAGACGGGATTCGACAGTCTGCCCGGGGAACTGGGCGAGGCGTTGGCCCTCAGGGAAATGGAAGGCTATTCCTACGACGAGATCGCGGCGATCATGCACTGTCCGGTCGGAACGGTCCGGTCGCGGATTTTCCGGGCGCGCGAAACCATGGACAAGGCGCTGCTGGAGTACCTGTACCACTAAATGGCGTGGGGTGCCGGGCCGGCAATCGCCGACGACATGGATTTTCAGGCCACAGGGGCATTCCCCGTATCGGCGGGTCCATAGGTCAATCCCCGCAGCGCATGGATGGCACGCGGCGCTTAGAATTCCACCGATGGCCGCTTTTTTTCAGGCCCAGCGCCGCGGGGTACGCCATGTCCTTCGCCCTCTGGTCGCTCGTCATTGGCGCATTGCTGATCGCGATGGCCTTGTCCGGTTCCCTGCTGAAGCGGCTGCCCATCAGCAACGCCATGCTTTACCTCGGCGTGGGGTATGGCCTGGGTCCGGCGGGCCTGGGCGTCATGGCGCCCCACCCCCTGGAGGATGCGGCCGCCTTGGAGCGCGTGGCGGAAATCACCGTGCTGATCTCGCTGTTCGCCACCGGCCTGAAGCTGGGGTTGCCCCTGTCACACTGGCATTGGCACCTACCGGTGCGCTTGGCCTTCACGGCCATGGCGCTGACCATCGCCTTCATCGCCCTGGCGGGCGTGTTCGGCTTCGGATTCCCGCTCGGAGGCGCGGTATTGCTCGGGGCGATCCTGGCGCCGACCGATCCGGTCTTGGCTTCGGAAGTCCAGGTGGAGGACCTGCACGACCGGGACCGCCTGCGGTTCAGCCTGACCGGCGAGGGCAGCCTCAACGACGGTGCCGCTTTTCCGTTCGTCATGTTGGGCCTGGGGCTGCTCGGGCTGCACGATCTGGGCGCATGGGGCGGGCGGTGGTGGGCTTTGGACACCTTGTGGCCCATCGGTGGCGGCTTGTTGATCGGCGGCATCCTGGGCGCCTTGATCGGGAAGTTGGTGGTCTATCTGCGGACCCGCCACCAAGAGGCCATCGGCCTGGACGAATTCCTGGCCCTGGGCCTGATCGCGCTGACCTACGGGGCGGCGCAACTCGGCCATGCCTATGGTTTCCTGGCGGTGTTCGCGGCGGGCTTGGCCTTGCAGCGGGTCGGGGAGCCGGTGCCGTCGGGCCTGCCCACCCAGACCGTCCAGGGTGCCGCCGAGGAGGCATTGGCCACGGACAGCGAACATGCCAGCGCCTACCTGCGGGAGGCGGTACAGGGCTTCAACGAGCAATTGGAGCGGATCGCGGAATTGACCGTGGTGCTGGT is part of the Methylomagnum ishizawai genome and encodes:
- a CDS encoding sigma factor-like helix-turn-helix DNA-binding protein, coding for MTIAVQRQNENCCKNSIQMRARRSREEDIDFDEALLLDAPGRLRNFDTPEELAMSDEMAGIIKTGFDSLPGELGEALALREMEGYSYDEIAAIMHCPVGTVRSRIFRARETMDKALLEYLYH
- a CDS encoding cation:proton antiporter, giving the protein MSFALWSLVIGALLIAMALSGSLLKRLPISNAMLYLGVGYGLGPAGLGVMAPHPLEDAAALERVAEITVLISLFATGLKLGLPLSHWHWHLPVRLAFTAMALTIAFIALAGVFGFGFPLGGAVLLGAILAPTDPVLASEVQVEDLHDRDRLRFSLTGEGSLNDGAAFPFVMLGLGLLGLHDLGAWGGRWWALDTLWPIGGGLLIGGILGALIGKLVVYLRTRHQEAIGLDEFLALGLIALTYGAAQLGHAYGFLAVFAAGLALQRVGEPVPSGLPTQTVQGAAEEALATDSEHASAYLREAVQGFNEQLERIAELTVVLVIGAMLPAIRVPVAAVWFIPLLFLGLRPAAVALGLLGSPASRQQRFFMAWFGIRGIGSLYYLMYAVNHGLPPALAEDFVGITLATVAVSILVHGLSGTPMMRHYGRRPRRGGNR